A stretch of the Capsicum annuum cultivar UCD-10X-F1 chromosome 8, UCD10Xv1.1, whole genome shotgun sequence genome encodes the following:
- the LOC107844623 gene encoding ELMO domain-containing protein A — MDDRGGSFVAVRRMSQGLERGNTCHTTSAEVVAGSAAWLGRGLSCVCAQRRESDARPSFDLTPSQEECLLRLQNRIDIPYDSSIPEHQEALKTLWKVAFPEEELRGLISEQWKEMGWQGKDPSTDFRGGGFISLENLLYFAKNFPRSFQDLLRKQEGDRAIWEYPFAVAGVNITFMLIQMLDLEALKPRNLVGATFLKFLAENESAFDLLYCMTFKLMDNQWLAMRASYMDFNAVMKATRRQLEGELLQEDITRLEDLPSYSLLSR, encoded by the exons ATGGACGATAGAGGAGGATCGTTCGTAGCCGTGAGGAGGATGTCTCAAGGACTTGAAAGAGGAAATACTTGTCATACAACTTCTG CGGAGGTTGTGGCAGGATCAGCAGCATGGCTTGGCAGAGGCCTTTCATGTGTTTGTGCTCAAAGGAGAGAGAGTGACGCTCGTCCATCATTTGATTTAACTCCGTCCCAG GAGGAATGTTTGCTAAGGCTACAAAACCGTATAGATATTCCATATGATAGTTCAATCCCTGAGCATCAG GAAGCTTTAAAAACTTTGTGGAAAGTTGCCTTTCCTGAGGAAGAACTTCGTGGTTTGATATCTGAACAATGGAAGGAAATGGGCTGGCAAGGAAAAGATCCATCTACTGACTTTAG GGGTGGTGGATTTATATCACTGGAGAACTTGTTATATTTTGCGAAGAATTTCCCG AGATCTTTCCAGGATCTTCTCCGAAAGCAGGAAGGTGATAGAGCAATTTGGGAATACCCGTTTGCTGTTGCTGGAGTCAATATCACATTTATGCTTATCCAGATGCTTGATCTGGAAGCTT TAAAACCCAGAAATCTGGTGGGAGCTACTTTCCTGAAGTTTCTTGCAG AAAATGAATCAGCATTTGATCTGCTATATTGCATGACATTTAAGCTGATGGATAATCAGTGGCTTGCCATGCGCGCATCATATATGGACTTCAAT GCAGTCATGAAGGCTACTCGTCGTCAATTAGAAGGAGAGCTTCTGCAAGAAGACATAACACGGCTAGAAGATTTGCCCTCATACAGCCTTCTTAGTCGATAG
- the LOC107844632 gene encoding nucleoside diphosphate kinase: MEQTFIMIKPDGVQRGLVGEIIGRFEKKGFSLKGLKLITVDRAFAEKHYADLSAKPFFNGLVEYIVSGPVVAMVWEGKGVVTTGRKIIGATNPLESAPGTIRGDYAIDIGRNVIHGSDAVESARKEIALWFPEGVAEWQSSLHCWIYE, encoded by the exons ATGGAGCAAACTTTCATCATGATTAAGCCTGATGGTGTCCAACGTGGCCTC GTTGGTGAGATTATCGGCAGATTTGAGAAGAAAGGTTTCTCTTTGAAAG GTTTGAAGCTCATCACTGTGGATCGCGCTTTTGCTGAGAAGCATTATGCAGATTTGTCTGCTAAGCCTTTCTTTAATGGGCTTGTTGAGTACATTGTTTCTGGACCCGTTGTCGCTATGGTCTGGGAAGGTAAGGGTGTAGTTACCACTGGCAGGAAGATCATTGGAGCAACCAACCCCTTGGAATCTGCTCCTGGTACCATCCGTGGTGATTATGCTATTGACATTGGCAG GAATGTCATTCATGGAAGTGATGCTGTTGAGAGTGCAAGGAAGGAGATTGCTCTTTGGTTCCCCGAAGGAGTTGCAGAGTGGCAGAGCAGCCTTCACTGTTGGATCTACGAGTAG